One Ranitomeya imitator isolate aRanImi1 chromosome 1, aRanImi1.pri, whole genome shotgun sequence DNA window includes the following coding sequences:
- the LOC138675895 gene encoding putative uncharacterized protein ENSP00000383309: MGYWRIHPQPLRQHPSSATQRQHPSTATQRQHPSTATQRQHPSTATQRQHPTTAPQRQHPSTAPQRQHPSTAPQRQHPSTDPQRQHPSTAPQRQHPSTATQRQHPSSATQRKHPSSAAQRQHPSIAPQRQHPSTATQRQHPSTAPQRQHPSTATQRQHPSSATQRQHPTTATQRQHPSSATQRQHPSSATQRQHPSSATQRQHPSSAPQRHHPSSATHGQQHPSSATQRKHPSSAAQRQHPSIAPQRQHPSTATQRQHPSTAPQRQHPSTATQRQHPSSATQRQHPTTATQRQHPSSATQRQHPSSATQRQHPSSATQRQHPSSAPQRHHPSSATHGQQHPSSAPQRQHPSSATQGQHPSTVPQRQHPSSTPHGQQQPSTAPQRQQAAILSHSETASSHPQMLVSQFWNHTVLENAIQLNKEEKQPLM, translated from the exons atggggtattggcgcatCCATCCTCAGCCACTCAGACAGCACCCATCCTCAGCCACTCAGAGACAGCACCCATCCACAGCCACCCAGAGACAGCATCCATCCACAGCCACCCAGAGACAGCACCCATCCACAGCCACCCAGAGACAGCATCCAACCACAGCCCCTCAGAGACAGCACCCATCCACAGCCCCTCAGAGACAGCACCCATCCACAGCCCCTCAGAGACAGCACCCATCCACAGACCCTCAGAGACAGCACCCATCCACAGCGCCTCAGAGACAGCATCCATCCACAGCCACTCAGAGACAGCATCCATCCTCAGCCACTCAGAGAAAGCACCCATCCTCAGCCGCTCAGAGACAGCACCCATCCATAGCCCCTCAGAGACAGCACCCATCCACAGCCACCCAGAGACAGCACCCATCCACAGCCCCTCAGAGACAGCATCCATCCACAGCCACCCAGAGACAGCACCCATCCTCAGCCACTCAGAGACAGCACCCAACCACAGCCACTCAGAGACAGCATccatcctcagccacccagagacagCACCCATCCTCAGCCACTCAGAGACAGCACCCATCCTCAGCTACTCAGAGACAGCATCCATCCTCAGCCCCTCAGAGACATCACCCATCCTCAGCCACCCATGGACAGCAGCATCCATCCTCAGCCACTCAGAGAAAGCACCCATCCTCAGCCGCTCAGAGACAGCACCCATCCATAGCCCCTCAGAGACAGCACCCATCCACAGCCACCCAGAGACAGCACCCATCCACAGCCCCTCAGAGACAGCATCCATCCACAGCCACCCAGAGACAGCACCCATCCTCAGCCACTCAGAGACAGCACCCAACCACAGCCACTCAGAGACAGCATccatcctcagccacccagagacagCACCCATCCTCAGCCACTCAGAGACAGCACCCATCCTCAGCTACTCAGAGACAGCATCCATCCTCAGCCCCTCAGAGACATCACCCATCCTCAGCCACCCATGGACAGCAGCATCCATCCTCAGCCCCTCAGAGACAGCATCCATcctcagccactcagggacagcacccATCCACAGTTCCTCAGAGACAGCATCCATCCTCAACCCCTCATGGACAGCAGCAGCCATCCACAGCCCCTCAGAGACAGCAAGCAGCCATTCTCAGCCACTCAGAGACAGCAAGCAGCCATCCTCAG ATGCTTGTTAGCCAGTTCTGGAATCacacagtgctggagaatgccatccaactGAACAAAGAAGAAAAGCAGCCACTTATGTAG